The Arabidopsis thaliana chromosome 5, partial sequence genomic interval ggtttggatAAATTAAGGAATTTCATTAATTATCACTTTTAATACTTTTCACAAATAccaatctattaaaaaaattgagtcTCCCCATTTTTTGGGGTCAAAGATTAATCTTGAGTCATAGactaatcatatatatgttcaatatacaactaaaaaagtaatttataaaagaaaatcaaacgcAGTAATCTTTTATTCGCATCCTCAATATGTTTTCCGTTAATACAATAAAAGActacaacacaaaacaaaacaaaaaatagattaaaacatagaaaaactataacacaaaacaaagtatTAAGAAGTTCTCTGCGCAAATGTGCAGATTTAAAACCTCATATTGAACAAAAGTatcaataaaatcaacaaatatatAGATGACTAACTTAAACGTAGTTTGAAGAGTAATTAACAGAGGATGCTGACATACTGTTACAACtaagatatatatgttgataGTTAGAGATGATAAGAGAAGGATGAGCAGGCGATGCAAGCTAGGAGGAAGATGGCTGAGGAAGCTCCATCGTTATCGAGATTACTAGTGCTTCGCTTGAATCTgcaacttttttctttgttgcaatttgtgattgattgcatcttcttcttctgatgacGATCATCTTCTTTACATCTCTTTATGATCCCTCTCTGCTTCATTGCTTCTTCTGCTCTGCACACCATTCTCTTTTTGGTGAAAGAGCTCAGAGAATTTAGTGTAGGAGTACAAGAGTCCCACTTCGTATCTCCATATATATAGagccaagtttttttttaataataaagtataaactaTAATTTGGACTAGTTCGAAATGgcattttaataatttttgctTGGATCTATGTTCTAAACCACCAAACCGTATTTTAACACGTGTAAATGATGCATTTGCTCAAAAGTTTGTTATTCCAAATTCGTTGTGTTTACTATGTACTACTATATTTTGCTTGGATATTTGTTCTAAACAACCaattaaccaaaccaaattcGTTGTGTTTACTATCCACtgaaataaatgtaaaaacagTATTACATTATCAGAATCAGATGTATGTTAAAGTTAACataaaacttccaaatatTTGCAAGATCCATGCATGGTGacctaaaattttaataatccCACGGTTTCAAGTTCAGGATTTAGGACattagattatttatttataagctTCCAAATACTACTAGTTTGTAGCTACTCAAGAcagtatttgttttcttcgacACATAGACCCCAAACTGTGTTTCTATATGAGATTCAATGcatctctttcttattttaaaatcaataaatgaGTATACTCAAATTGTTACGATAAAAGAACTCAGagaatgtttctttttgactTGGTTTTTTCAACCCAaattaacaagaaacaaaaaatgtcaaGATAAAAGAtttattctttatatttttcttcttgtttatgtCTATAAACTATGGAGCTCCTggtataatataatatattttaactcTAAAATTATGTGTTTTAGGTTAAGTTTTTGGGTAGTTGCTAACTGATAGATAAATTTTTgtgtataataaatatttaagtaAGAGCTACAAAACAAGTTAGTTAGCAATGATAATGGACAATGTTATGGAGTTGCGACCGTTGTTCAAACAACAGCACATTTGGTTCTCTAAATAGGAATCCAAATTGGATTATCCAATCATTT includes:
- a CDS encoding uncharacterized protein (unknown protein; Has 30201 Blast hits to 17322 proteins in 780 species: Archae - 12; Bacteria - 1396; Metazoa - 17338; Fungi - 3422; Plants - 5037; Viruses - 0; Other Eukaryotes - 2996 (source: NCBI BLink).); amino-acid sequence: MVCRAEEAMKQRGIIKRCKEDDRHQKKKMQSITNCNKEKSCRFKRSTSNLDNDGASSAIFLLACIACSSFSYHL